The Hevea brasiliensis isolate MT/VB/25A 57/8 chromosome 9, ASM3005281v1, whole genome shotgun sequence nucleotide sequence ATTCAATGATTTGCAAAGATCAACCCATTAAGAAAATGATATACAAATGCAAACGCCAATTATAATTACATCCCAACCATTAGTAAATGAACATATACAAATGCAGAAATGATATAATATACAAACATGTGAAGTTGGAAGTTGAACTCCAACTGTACAACTCCATGCTGGATTGAATATTATATAACAACTGCCCTACATGTCAAAGCTCCCAAACACAACCAACCCAACTCATAACCTTACAAATCTTTATTTTCTGGAGCTTTAAGGGTATCTAGCTAGctaatgtaattaattaatatgaaCAAGGTACATGAAGAACAACTATTTCAACTTGGATTTTCCTGCCATGACATTCAGAGACTTGTCCCAGCGAAATCTCTAACAGTGAAGCCAACCTTTTCAAACTTCCCTCTCTCACTGCTCTCTCTGAATTTCAAATAATCTGCACAAACAAACGGCGTGTAAATTCTTTTATATCCTTCTCCTACCACTTCATCTGGTGCCAAGATCACCTTCTCATCCTCAAAGCACCAGAAAAAAGCAAGAGAGAAACGGTTAACTGGTCGCTTCAAAACTACTCGATGTTCCGATGACCTAAATTTCTCATTGCTCCAAGCTTGCAACATGTCTCCTATGTTCACCACCAAAGTCTCCTCACATGGGCTTATGTCCATCCACCTCCCTTCTCTAGATTTCACCTGAAGCCCACCAATTTGGTCTTGGTATACAATCGTTACGCAGCTCATGTCTGTATGCATCCCAAGTCCCTCAACCTCATCATCCAGACATTTTGGAGGTGTGTAGTTTATAATCCTTAAATATCCATGGCAGTTCTTGAATTCAGATTCATAGTATTTCTTACGATCAAGATCATCTCCCAAGCTCAGCAATAGCATCTCTATAATTCTTTTCGATAGTTCTGTCATCTTGCTCCCATATTCCTGAAGCGCTTCACTATCAAAAAGAAACGAAAACAGGTTACATCTAAATCAATATGATTATAACATAAACAAGGCAATATAAGAGCAACAAAAAAATTCAAAGCACATGGCAACCTGAATTCGCAACTCTGTTGGTTAAAGAGGATGTTTGTGGAACTCTGAGCAGATGCAAAGAAGTTGGGTCCTGAAACTCGAAGACTCTCAAAGAAAGGGGAAGCTATGAAATGAGGAGTGTAAGTTTTCACAGAAGATGATGGACCGAGTTCAAGTTTTGTCTCAGAAGGGAGGCTAAATATGTCCTGCGAAAGCGAACAGATTTTGTTGTAAAGATGTTTTGATATTCCATGATTTTTGATAAGGAAGAAACCCCATTTTTCGCAGGCTTCAGCGAGGGAGGACAGAAAAGATGGATGTAATGGCTTGGAAATATCAAGAATGGGAAGCTCAACAGAACTTTGGCAGCCTGCAGGCATTGTTACTAAAACACAGCCAAAAAACAAGAAGTTTTGGTTTCTCTACCTAGATTGAGCTATTAAAGAAATGGTTGGTTTAATAGCTAGATGCATTTAAGAATGCAATTTAGGAGAAAGGGATAAAGAGAGGCTTTGTGCAGCCGCAACAACATATTATTGCACAAAGTAAATTGTCCATGGACAGATGATGTTgtatgagttttaggcctatatagATGTTTAATATATATGACAAACCCAATTGTCCTTAACAAAATCTATGACGAATAAAAGCAATTCTCTGCCTCAAAAAATGCAAGAaacaaataaaaatcaaatattcaaATGCTCTAGTCATTTATGTTATGCTGGTCAAAAACTTAAGCAGACTGTCAAGCCCATACTGGGTGTGTAACCTAAGTTGAATATTTGttacacaatatatatatatatatacacaactGGCTTGGCTTATATTAATTACTCATCAGTTATCACCAGTTTAATTAGAAACTGTTTTTGCCAAACAATAGAGAAGGAAATTGTGGAAGGTTATTAAATAGTACAAGTTGTAGCAGTCTCATGAAGCATGACAGGCTGGTAAGAAGGTTCTTTCTGGGCAAATGGGATTTTTCATATTTCGTTATGCTTCAATTCTAGAACTAGAATTCTTGCTCGCGAAGTCTATAGACCAGCCTATATGAATACGATACTTAAGGAACAACAATAATAACTAAGTTAATTCTAAACTAGTTCCTTTTTAAGCCAGATTTTGCAGAGGATGAAGGTTTTCAAATGCTAAAATCTATACCCTTTGTCAACACATCACCCCATGATCTCTTGAACAAACGAAACTTTCTTAAATGCTTGTGCTATAtgcaaatttaataaaaattaatttttttatatttaattcaaattttaatattttactttttattaaaattatttttaatatatatatatattttaaatttaatcattaaaatttacaatatatattataatactctcatttaatattttatttttaatatttacatatccaatttaattttttaataaatttatattttttatcgcttttataaaataataaccataaattacaaattattagtcatttaatgtaatttattattttatttttaaaattataaatttaatataattgattaaaaaaataaaatattaatataataatattaattgaaaattttgatactAGATTATAtgctataaataaaaataatcctataaaattaaaattacatttaTTATCTCTTAACCACAAATTCTTTTCTTGTCATTTCTAAGATATTATTGTCCCATTACAGCAGAATCTAACCCAAAAAACTACAAAATTATCAAATTCCAAGATACCCATGTATTGTATTTGAATCAAGTGAATTTGTGTAGAGAATTTATCAAATAAATCAATTCTCATGTTCTACATTTGGTGTATGTTTACAAATAaattaatttccaattcaaaatttcatattttctgtcacgacccaacctatgggccggaccggcactaggacctgggccagcctaaagcccccgaggcccgtagtaagccttaactgttcatttacccaattctaaggcccattgggcccaaattcaagaaaccaaacggacagagtccggccataaaatggactttccaacggggagtttttgactcacccgacctgtaaacacaataaatactcaattggggagctcagctcaccctccacatactcatcaacataaaataaatgggagctcagctccctcatccaatccatcaacatgcataacatatttaagtttacaggtccaacatgataaaaatattacagaccaaatttaaataaatactgctaacacatgcggaaattctaggagtaattaaaattacacaaacatggataaacaacctgcgaaggataaaagcaggttaacccagaataaaatatcctcctgtggcctgtaaaaatttttgaacaggagtgagcgttcgactcagagagtaaaatatcaatcttaactataatctctataactatctcaaactaatgcaactgtagagtgaaatgcaacattaacatcatattcacatcatagcatcaaaaggtaatttggagcactcacgcacctgtagcatcaatcataatatattgggagccgatcctgcatgactctcttaaatccaactcagtgccgaagaactcaagcggactttgcttaataaaccaaatcgaggtcccagtgaagaactcaagcgtgactacccctcgaaggaacgggtcccagaagaactcagcgtgactaccccgtcctatccatagtccacaccacatcacacgcacgccaacgcacgctgctgctccaaattaccacaacaacactcatggcacattaacgattatgaatgcaacataaatcgtgcctagagtttaactacataaatatattcatataagtgatgcatgggcatctttgaacatataataatatcgaaattataattaaaattaatattttactcacggacttgacgacaaattacttgtggcggtgggcggaggaagaaggtcggctcacgctcacgacaattacattacatctaattaatacaatctgactcaatacaaccaaagaaaaagaccaattacgttctaagtcgtgccgaaaatccggcagagtctcccctatacctaggacctacccaacctgcaaaagggctaaaaacgcacttctatattcacaatccatatatcaacagttcaatcatatcacacagcccctcctgg carries:
- the LOC110660076 gene encoding gibberellin 20-oxidase-like protein, whose product is MPAGCQSSVELPILDISKPLHPSFLSSLAEACEKWGFFLIKNHGISKHLYNKICSLSQDIFSLPSETKLELGPSSSVKTYTPHFIASPFFESLRVSGPNFFASAQSSTNILFNQQSCEFSEALQEYGSKMTELSKRIIEMLLLSLGDDLDRKKYYESEFKNCHGYLRIINYTPPKCLDDEVEGLGMHTDMSCVTIVYQDQIGGLQVKSREGRWMDISPCEETLVVNIGDMLQAWSNEKFRSSEHRVVLKRPVNRFSLAFFWCFEDEKVILAPDEVVGEGYKRIYTPFVCADYLKFRESSERGKFEKVGFTVRDFAGTSL